The genomic stretch ttattattttaacaacctCCTAAGATGAATAGTTGTTTTAAAGGTGATTAGATATCTTTAGAAACTGTTATGTAGTTACTTAGTACCTAGTTCAACGTTATATTACATAGGCATTAAAACGTTTAACGTAAAAACAAGCTATACTTGCACCTAACAAAAAAATCCTAACTGAATGGAccctccattttttttaaaaaagaataactcATGCAGCCATAATTAAGATTGAGTTTGATTCTAGATTGCATCTGAACTAGATAAACGTTAATTGATCTATTGCCAGCCCTAGGCACCGCAGCAATTCGCCGCACCAGACAATTGGCCGTTAATTGCGATTGTTTTAAAAGTGGAGCGGCGGCCATGTTTAGACAACATGACACATGCGATCCGATACACCAGTATAATCAAACCGCCCAATACGATGTTTGATTATATtgactttaatattaataagaatgCATAgctcgcgaagctgaagtggaaatgagTGAGGTACATAGGTAGGTGGAATGGCGCCCGcccaccggtaaacgcagcgttcgtAGACCCACGATGAGGTGCACGGATAACACCGGAGTTGCAGGGAAccactggacccaagcggcacaagaccgtgatatttggaactccctacaaaagacctaaatCCAGCAATGGACGTTAGTTGACATTGTGAAGAAATGAATGATGTTGCGGTTAAATTTACTCCGTCACTTCGCGTTGTTGCGATAAGTCTGGCCAAGAAATTCGTCCGATCTCGATTCGCGCGAAGGCGAATAAATTTCGCGATGCGGGCGGTAAATTGCAGACATCAAAGGATTTGGTCGCGATAAAGTTCCTGCGGTTGGCTAAACTTCGCGCGCTCTTTGTTTACAGCGAGACGTCGGGAGTTGTGACCGATTTCCAAGTTTTTCAACGCACAGTAAGCTTTAGGTGGCCAACACTATTCGCCGTAGGACAAACACGAAGTTTCAAGAATCTACGCATTATGATAGGGCCGCAACATGATGGGAAAAATGATCGGAAAAGACTAAATATACGCATGAAGTTTCCTGAAGTATTTCTGAATaactatattttcttaaatgatACACAATAAAACGTGAATATCGCTGCGAAAGGAGGAAAACCTTATACTGAGCAATCATGAATATATAAAAGCTTAAAAATTCCGTATGATTTTTGAACTATTTAGCAGTTATAAATAGACAAAAAGAACAAACAGAAAGGTTAgcaaagacaaaataaataagaaaattaagctcgATGTAATGGATCCGCAAATTCCTAAAAGTAGATTCAGAATTAGATAAGTGATATAAATGGATCTATGTATTGGATACATTTTGATCTCGAAAGCAGAATCATAAGCAGATAAAGagattaaaagaaaacaataataaatataataataataataaacaataataaataataataatatctgccCAGAATACGAACTGTGTCGACCACTTCACGATCGAGAATTTCCATCAGATAATACCTGTGCAGCCAGTCgtatgaataaaaaatgcaTTACCATCTCTTAAACAACTCGATATGAATCCCAAAACGCAACTTTCCCCCGAAAAGAGTTATAACACCCAAAATAGCCCTAAAAGGATAAAATAATGTGACACCACGATCAATATTCAAAATGTCCCACCACGGTCCCGACAACAGAAATCGTGTAGAGATGCAGAGAATACTAATTCCACGTATTTGTATTCACCTAGGTGGGGTTAGACGAACGTCGTGCAAACTATGCCTAGTATTGCCAGTCATTCCTAATTTTACGGGACATCCTGACTTTCGGACTTATCACAATCTTCcgaatggataaaaaaaaaagcgtacATTACACTCAATTTACTTATGGCTATGACTGTAGCTaagtcatttttttaatttttcaggagataaataaaacatcttgtgctcttccttttttttctcgatgccgtttaaaattattaatatttaggcTAGGGTTACTAAGAAGGTCTCCAATTCATGTATAAAATATGATCACGAAATGTTGTATTTACATTAGTCCCCAATTCAGAGAAACCTTTGGTGCAGGATCCTGATTCGCTACGACTTTCATATCGTATAAAACATGTCGCAACAACCTCACGTTAATCCAGAAAGATGTTGTATGTTTTGTCTAAAATATTGCAATATCCGCGAATAATATCCTAAGAGCCTGAAAACGGAGTTTCACTAAAAAATATAAgctataattctttttttttaatctgccgGAAGTTCTCATTTGAAAACGACagattgaaaattttatacaatcCTAACTTATCAGGCAGTTAGATTATTACGAAATtttcgtagtattttttttaatgttaattaaatcCCGATTTTTCAGCAGACACAACTGGCAACACTAGCCCCTCCGCATACGTGTATTACTGTTGTCGTTATCTTGAAAATCTAGTACTTTCAATGTCCTTGCTCgtacattataaatttataatatgacCCTTTGGAAGTTGCGGTGCATGCTGATTGTTAGGACATAAATATAGCCTGAGCTGGTAATTGTTATACTGTTTACTTCTGGGTGGTACCTAGTACCTACCTTCTTACTGGTATctttattttgctttaattaGAACTTCTAAGATGATTAAGTAGCAGTCTATGGATTCcgggaatttatttttaatctaaacTCTTGTGTCGTACCTAAATTACACCTGACATTGGTTAATCTGTGTTAAGCCAGAAGgaaaaaaagtacctacctatctacactatttattgttattagttattttttctgtttagtTTTGACCTatgggttttaaaaataacagtgTGTTTTTGAAACCCATACATAGGTTTTGTAAACATTcagtcatttattttttttagccgTTATTTTTTccgtttattttttaaccatgcgatttaaatattacagagtatttatattaatttcaggTTTTGGCGCCATAGAAAAAAACTCTCTAACTATATTCATAATTTCTCTTTTGAATTGTCAAATACGTAGATAGGCATGATCTCAAACCGGGTGGTCTAGATTCATACCACCAGTTACGGAAGTACTGTGAACAAGTGATACCTATGTTAGCAGAATGattataagttataagtataATCATGAAGATGATGAGTCGTACTACTGTATAACGgtgtgttaaatatttaaatcccGCCAACCCTTTGACTAAGGTTTAAGATTGGTTAACCAcgcgttaattttttttcaatccgaTGTTAACGGTTtccaggtgtttttttaaaaaatcccgTTATTACGTCCAGACTACAGATCGCTAATTAACTAGGCACCTAGGTGTGTGCTCAACAGGATCGTCGCAGCGGTTTAAGGGAAAATagataacaaacagacaaacgcCCTTAGTTTTAGCAAGTTTTTACCTGCTTACCTAGGTCCTTAGATATTTAACTATTACAAATTGATTCTTTGCTACCTGCAAGATATGCAAGGTATGTAGGTAAGGCATAGGTAGCagaaagtaggtataatatgtgTTATGAAGAAAATAGTAAGTTATCCACTTTTGCACCCTTCTTTCCAGTTATAGATAGATAGGTTATATAATACCTCGTTAACTTATATAGCTGTAATCTATCTAGGTAAGTTACCCAGtcgaatgttttaatttatcaacgtttttttatttaggtaacaATCGTTTACTTAATTATCTAAAAACTCTTAAATAGAagcattattttcataactcaATCATGGAATTGCCAATCCATGCAAAGCCATCCGCTATTACGATATGAATCTGAGATTACAATTAAAACACGACAAACAAGtcacaattaaatatattaaagtgaaaaaaagCGATGCCACTTCACTCCAGTTTTTAAAACGACGAGTTACACAAGTTCTATATAACTGTGAGAACCAAGTTAAACCGGCTAAATTGAGAAGCCGGCGGAAAGGCGCAAAGCTTCGTACGCTGAGGTGCCAACCTCGCGCGGCCGTGTAATACCTGCGGCCGCGCTTTCATAAGCTCGAACCACTCttcaaaattatatacaaaCGTAATCTAGCACTTACCATCCACTCCATGGATTGTGGCGGCCAAAGTGGAAAACAGCAGGACGATGGAGAGCAAGTTAATCCCATAATCCGGTATAAAGTTTCTCGACCACATCTTGTAGCACAACATTCACACATGGATCACACACATTTGTTTTACTCCTTCTATGTCGTTTAAACACACAATTGTAAACACTTCACGGAACTAAATGTAAGAACTGACacttcattttgtttttgaacTGTTGTTACGTCGAATAAACATGTGTATGGGTCATTTTAGCGGTAAAACACGTTCAAATTAATCGTTAAGCCCGGTAGAAACACGCGCAGCCGCGTCCTGCTCGCATCTGACGGCTTTGTTCGTAAATACACAGCGTACGGTAAATCAAAATGGCGGCCGGTACTGTGGTGTGCGTAAGCGCAGCCTTTAACAATAGATATTTTGGCATCCGGGCCAGAACAGTGACTGTACTCATTAGATTTTATTACGATGTATGTAAATATTGctgatttatttcataaatttgtacggttttctttaaaaaaccGTGAGAACGCATTCACGCACACATGCAGAGATACGCGAAGGAATGTTGATTCAATGGAGAAATCAAGCAATTCAACACCACTCGGCGCTGGCAACCAATCGAGAGCTTTTGAGCTTAGTAGTTATGCGTCCACAGCACAGATGGCGCTATAAACTATAATGCGAAATTATAGGGGTGGTTTCGAAGGGGAAATATTGTTATCTAGTCCGTTGaacttttaaacaataataattttgaacttGTAACGTATCTAACAGGGATACATTACCTCATTTAGAATATGGCATATCACTAGGGGCACATACAAAACGGTTACATCTGTTTGATCAATAATCACGTTGCTACATCTCGTGTTTATGTTTTAAGATTAAGAACGTCTCCATTAGCGtactaaaaattaacaaaaatggcAATGTGTTTTGAGAAACATCCTTTTGAAATTGAATCAGAAGATCGGCTTACgactataaattcaaaaatatttgagattaaaaagaaaatacagtTATCAGGTTTGTAAGTTTTGCCCTTCTATTTATCTATTGTTTGTCTTTATCTAGGCCGCCAaacattttctgcgagatttccaggGGAAGGCAGCTGCACTGAGGGGAGGCCCCATGTACAATACAcaacataataaaacataactatgtaCAAATCGCAATATTCCTAAAACTAtacatctatacaaataaacgaCTGACGAATCAAACCATCCTGGGTTTGATTATGAGTCAGTTACTACTAGACCAAAACAGCAAACTAATAAAGCTAACGCTCCTCGGTAACTTTATTAGTTAGTAGTTTGAAAAGTAGCTGGCTGTATACTGTTCAGATGTCTAAAGTGGTACCTTCCAAAGAACTTCTTGTGATAgaactagctgtgccctgcggtttcacccgcaTCAACCACGTATCGCAGCGTAGTTCGCCCAGCGGTTTAGTACTGTATCTTCAATAATACTTAATAGTATCTTCAAAAATAAGGAACCTTTccagtaaaatatattaaaaattggtTAAGAAATGACGGAGTTATGAAGTGAAATCGACAAAAACTTACATCAAAACGAACCCTACTGTTTTTCGGgatgatttatattttattttcatctggAGTATCAGCTCAGCAAATTACACTAAAGCAAatttttttcgggataaaaagtatattttatttgaattcggGGTATCAGCTACAAATTGTACAAAAAcacgttcagtagttttcgcacaaaccaacagacatacagacaaacagataCACAGAGAgacaaacaataatttaaaaattgcatttttttccTTCTATTACTTATTTCTAACGTCTCCCagtaatttttttgcaaaaatcttTACACAGCTAGTCTACGATTTAATTATATGCACCTATCTACAGATAGAAGATATATAGAATTTACCTAAACACACCTATTTGGAGAGGCTCTCCAGATAGGTGTTTTATCCCACATAGGTGTGTGTTTGGCCATCGATAATTGATGATGGCATATGTCTCCAATATTTTTCAACGCCCTGAAATTTGAACTAGCAATTTCACTTCTGGGTGGTCACTTAAGTTTGCAAACTATTGTATTCAACCattcattcaaaatacaaaCGCCTGAGATAGAAAGCTTCTTGTTTTTGAACTTGTTTAAGaatatgaaagaaagaaaacaaagattattaataaaatcaagCAATAATGAAGCCAAAGCTTATTAACTCATTGTTTAAGAGGGTCAAAGAAAATCACACTACGAAGAGAATGAAGCCGAGAAGAAACAGAACAGCGATCTCATTGATACCCTCAAGAAGGAAATCCGTCTGAGACTCTATGAACTTGCGCAAGCAAAGGAAATCGTGGCAGACGAGGAAGCCCAGGTTAAGAAGTATTTAAACGACGTGTGTTATATTGGTAACAAAAGTGCTGACCAGGTATGTTATCTGTCTAGTATTACTGACAATTACGTCTGTTTCGCCAATTAATATCTTTATCGGATggaagaaggcgttactttgcgaccatgataatgaaaaatcaagcttaatttgctatactccgcgaaaaacaggaaaatctgtatggtgtaatttataatttcttcaatccttatactccacaccaaacagatcttcggcaatcctcaggagatgttgactttacaatgaataattgttaagtctactcttaatatatcaaattaattcactcttatagcaaattaaaattgattttaatggAAACGCAAATGTTTCGCCGTCCGTTGACGCGTTAGATCTCCCGTTCCTCGCAGTCTTTCGGCGCTAAATGCACTGCTGACGGAGTCACCTCACTGTGACATAGTTGCGGATCCTTGGAACACCGTTGGTAACCATTGCCTACAGTATTGTGAGAAATATAATAACACCATGTTTTTGGCTTAACTTAATTAGTTCaattgttatataatttatatttttgttttattttgctttttctGTTCTCGTTTCAATCTGCGTAATTAAATCTActgtgtatttaattagtgtaattggtgttaaccgtagtacggaattgaattaaaataaataaaataaaatatgtaaataaaaaaattgtggcaCAAAATAGAATTGATTATGTTTTATGAAACAAAAACGACTTCGCCCGCGTCCTcttcggattttttttaaatccaggATGTCCCATTTCCATTCCAGATCGGTTATTATATACGCAAGTATATTAATGTAACGGACAAAGAAAactcccaccagaacagactagagaaaattcacaaattatatccccctgGCGAGCTAGAATCCAGGTCCTCCCACATAAAGACCACACACAAAccactaaattaataaattaatggaGATTTTGTATTACAGTTAATACACAATTTAGACTTGAAAGTGATTGAACAGAGGAAGATACTAGACTTACTGAAGTATGAAAAAGGTAGTAAGAAGAAAAAGTTGCGTGAACTAGAAACGGAGTACGAGAAACTTCTAATCGAAAGTACTAAAAGCGATTTGGTTAAGTCTAAGATAACAACCAGGGCTAGAAAGgtttgttttctatttattttgtgcATTATTTTGTCATGAGAAAAAaatctgcatcaatgatgagcaggatGCGCTGAAGCTCCAACAGTAGTTTGTAAATATGaagcaataaatgggaaaatccctttatagAGCTCTGGGTCACATTCATACACTAAGTGTTCAAGAGGGGACTTACCTTACCTTACTTAGttttggctcttcttagaccagggcacgtttggaaccctcgtcgctttaggtttaagttggcgaacgaatttatcaccatccccttacaattatgtaaacatatatgtatgaacgcttcataagtgcctgtgataggcctacatgaataaaaaaaattttaatttgaattattgatatgtttggccaattttaattaataaaatagttaataagataattgttacaaGCTATAGAATTTTAcccgaaataaacgttattattaatgttattaataagCATGCACCGTTCTTTGGCAGGATAGTAGGGCCAGTAAACAGGGTCATCCATATTTAATTGGAAATCAAAAATGTCCTTCCCAGTTTCGGCTAAGATACCAAATTtgtattttcagttttttttcagtattttctGCCACGTTCGACTTGAACGTATTAAAAGTATGATTTAGTATTccatatatttattgaattggGTTAATCTAGTACTTTTGCTTTCAATATTTTCAGAATGTATCACACCTAGAAAATGAAATTCACAAAGTTCTCATTCAGTGGACTGAAGCAGAACTAGTcaagaaaaagtatttttctatCAGGTAACTATGAAAGGTAAACGACGAAGATTAATGATATGCTGtcttctatacttataataaaactgtaactggaagatttctgtacatttaatatatttaaatttaaatttttatcaattttacttgatacctccgttaaatttgaatcgattttgataattcttttttattaatttgaaagtgtattctatcaagcatgtgttgtaattttaatgaagatctgataaatattgtcggagataaaggacataaatcttcacagataacagcaagtcgcaaggcatttgggacaacgatcgaatgcatgcgtaccatcttacttatattataaatgcgaaagattgtgagtatggatgtatgtatgtatggatcgatggacatgtttaaagtaatcattaatatttaaaaaaaaagtcctggAGGCTAAATGTCTGACTATTGaggcacaataaccgctttttgttataattcgTCAatcacgggtacaatcttaagatggtgacgttcctatcaaatcttatccaaataaatagttttatagttaaaaatgattatgtacctgcaaattcctctttaaattattcaaattggacctatcgtttagacgttacgacgggtatagaaatgctaaataatgttttaattatatttgatgcagacgaagttgcgcgggtcagctagttataaataaaacaatttgaaaatattgattaaCTTATATCTTCAGGCAAGCTCTCATCGAAGACTCAGTAAAATTTGAAAGTTCACTCTGCCGTATTGAGGAGCTATTGAAAAAACAAAAGGAAGAAATTCAAAAACTAGAGGTAAATTCATATCTTTTCAAGAGCAAATTTAAGATTTAAGCATAAAAGTTTGAAAAGTTGTCAGGCCGGGTTTcatgtttgtttaaaatttttaaaaataaaggtgCGTTTAAAGACAGCTaatatccaataaaaaaattagctaATAAGTATTACCAGATTAACGCTATTGAATCTGCCTCAGGTAGTACGTGAAGAGGCAGCCGAAATGCGCATACGTGCAACAGCGGCCACTTCCGCGGAGGCTGCCAGGGCTCACGACGCTGAGCACGGGAGGGCGGCTGAAAGAGCCTACTTCGCGCAACGCTTCGATGAACGGAAGCGTGAATTGGAGAAACTGGAGAAGAGAATATTTCCGCCACCAGGTGAATACATTTTCAGTtactatgaaaattttaataatccaACGCTAAATGTCTTACCGGAACGCCGAACTTCTTTGTGGCCAAGGTATTAACCAGCCACAGCCGAAGCTAAACGGTTATAATGATAGGCATTTTAAGCtgtttaactaataaataataacaattatactaaatatattaggacaatacacatacgccatctagctccaaagtaagcgtagcttgtgttatgggtactaagatgactgatgaatattttgatgaataatatacaaaaatacatagagtataacatatgaacacccaggcactgaaaaacattcacgctcatcacacattttccagtagtgggaatcgaatccacggccttgggctcagaaagcaaggtcgctgcaaactgcgccgatgGGCTTTCCATAAATGGGTCCTAGTTgccaaaataaacaaattattaccATTATTACTTACTTCCTTCTTGCAGTCAGAGCTGTTCGACAAGAATCAGCGAGATCAACTGAAGGAGAGACGGTCGCTGAAGATCAATCAGCTGCCGTTCAGATGGAAGATATCTTCCAAAGATTGATGAAACTAACCGGTAAACGACATTATATGTAATAGTTTACAACACATTGTATATCCTACTTCTCTGAATCAGGCATTCTCTCTTCTTAGTGTCAGAAATGGTCGAAGTCAACGCAAACCTTTCTGGCGCAGAATAAAAACCACTCTTCTTTTTAAAGTGCTTCTCGAAAAGGCGGTTAGACACTGCATACCATTTCGCAGTTGCCAGTAATTATTTtccctctaatgttctaaaagtttactttaactgagaaaatggaaaaaaattgtgagctagcgACATTCCGCGGGTTTaaagtgcgcggggcgttttgactgtttttggacacaatgcacagcatgcaataatggctaaatgaggattctgtacctGTGTCCTTAATACTGTGATTCCTGgattttcgtttatttattttttgaaaaaagagTATTTTAGGATATAAGGTTAAGACTTCATTTCATTCGTTAAGGCCTCCGTAATGTAGACAGGTATACTTTTCGGACTAATGTTCGTAAAAATATCACTATCTTTAACAGTGTAGAAGAACatagtgaagaaacctgcatgcctcagagttcttcataatattatacaagGCGTGTATAGTCTAACAATCTGGTAATGGCCACCTTGGCGGACTAATACATAAACCCTTGTCATTTTGAGATAAGACccatgccttgtagtgggcggacaatgggttgatatgatgataatacagTTGACTATATTTCCAGGAGTAACAGATCCCGAAGAAGTATTCGACAGATTTAGATCCCAAAGGGAGACGTCCAAGCGGTTGAATTATTTACAACAGACGACAGAGGAAGAGAAGCTACAGTTGGAACAGACGCAGACTACTCTGATGGCTGAGCTGGAGGGATACAAATTCGCATCTGTTAGGGATAAGGACGAGTAAATAactagttcttttttttttattccaccgcaagttagcccctgactgcaatctcatatgACAAGTTATGCAGTTTAAactggtagcggactaacctgttaaagTTATGACAGCTACTACCCTCCTACCCActaagctcctacccaatgcgctatcaccgtttttatGCATaccaatacatatttttatatacaccataatgtgatatatataaataaactacgacaatacacacattgccatctagccccaaagtaagcgtagcttgtgttatgggtactcagtcgtctgactgatgaatatttttatgaaaaacataaataaataattataatatacagataaacaacctggtactgaaaaacgtttatgctcatcacacaaacattctccagttgtgggaaccaaACACACAGCCTTAGACTCCGAAATCAGCCCGATACGACAATGGGCTGCCAAATTAAATTCAAACCATAAGGTAACCATTATGGTTATGGTTAAAGTATAGTTTATATACcgtatcgtaccgaaacgcttaatCATTTAGCAGCACGCCTTGTTGGTAGGGTAGGGAACCAGCCATGGCCGAAGTATCTTATCAGACCACacgaaattcataaattataatccGAATTGCCCTAGCTGAGAAACCAACCTAGGATCTCCCGCATATAAGACCACAGAGCTTAACACTGTGCCAGGAAAG from Pararge aegeria chromosome 4, ilParAegt1.1, whole genome shotgun sequence encodes the following:
- the LOC120637695 gene encoding coiled-coil domain-containing protein 150 encodes the protein MAMCFEKHPFEIESEDRLTTINSKIFEIKKKIQLSEGQRKSHYEENEAEKKQNSDLIDTLKKEIRLRLYELAQAKEIVADEEAQVKKYLNDVCYIGNKSADQLIHNLDLKVIEQRKILDLLKYEKGSKKKKLRELETEYEKLLIESTKSDLVKSKITTRARKNVSHLENEIHKVLIQWTEAELVKKKYFSIRQALIEDSVKFESSLCRIEELLKKQKEEIQKLEVVREEAAEMRIRATAATSAEAARAHDAEHGRAAERAYFAQRFDERKRELEKLEKRIFPPPVRAVRQESARSTEGETVAEDQSAAVQMEDIFQRLMKLTGVTDPEEVFDRFRSQRETSKRLNYLQQTTEEEKLQLEQTQTTLMAELEGYKFASVRDKDEGQDEIQELKAKIKEEEEKYKELLKEFENLETFLLEIKRLVYDLCKMLDVVGEPAMPEWTAEARDIGETVSVLAARYSNARNRCIELAPKQKDYAVVASNTTSGAPSVTGVSARSPSTTKESEKALPTYKELVTKEPVKAPPSDEEEDIPSRCYLKRQAQLIVDTKCRRKGFRTPYPRK